In Gammaproteobacteria bacterium, one DNA window encodes the following:
- a CDS encoding conserved hypothetical protein (Evidence 4 : Unknown function but conserved in other organisms), whose translation MAALSNNDLTLADWAQRIDPQGKTPVVAELLSQTNEVLDDAVFIVGNLPTGHRSMIRIGLPEVYWRKLNSGVPTSKSTTVAVTETVGMLEAYSRTDKDIAELGENVNGFRLSEDKAFLEAMNQAQARALFYGDPGVDPNQYLGLSHRYSSSTAGNAQNIIDGGSDTEGVNTSIYVVVWGENSIHCIFPKGSKAGLSHRDLNEQVVYDENGNPYQAYLTHYQWKSGLVVKDWRYAVRICNINTNLLLTNGTGHADIIKLLSRSLDRIPNFNMGRAAIYMNRTIHSMLRLQALEKVTPGGLGIEKGLNQFGTPQAWTTFGGIPLRRVDQISNTESLVAF comes from the coding sequence ATGGCTGCATTATCCAATAACGACTTAACCCTGGCCGATTGGGCGCAACGTATCGACCCACAAGGCAAGACTCCGGTAGTTGCAGAGCTACTATCTCAGACGAATGAAGTTCTTGACGACGCCGTTTTCATTGTGGGGAATCTGCCTACGGGTCATCGGTCGATGATCCGGATAGGACTACCTGAGGTCTACTGGCGGAAGTTAAACAGCGGTGTCCCAACCTCGAAAAGTACCACGGTTGCGGTAACCGAAACTGTTGGAATGCTGGAGGCGTATTCACGCACCGATAAGGATATTGCTGAACTTGGTGAGAATGTAAATGGTTTCCGGCTTTCCGAGGACAAAGCATTTCTTGAAGCCATGAATCAGGCGCAGGCAAGGGCATTGTTTTATGGTGATCCGGGTGTTGACCCCAACCAGTATCTCGGTCTGTCTCATCGTTACAGTTCCAGTACTGCGGGGAATGCACAGAATATTATTGATGGCGGTAGTGACACGGAAGGTGTGAATACCTCAATCTATGTGGTGGTCTGGGGAGAAAATTCGATTCACTGTATTTTTCCTAAGGGTAGTAAGGCAGGACTTTCTCATAGGGATTTGAATGAGCAAGTCGTATATGACGAAAATGGGAACCCCTATCAGGCATACCTTACTCACTATCAATGGAAGAGCGGTTTGGTTGTGAAAGATTGGCGCTACGCGGTACGTATTTGCAACATCAACACCAACCTATTGCTAACCAATGGCACTGGGCACGCTGATATCATCAAACTACTGAGTCGGTCCCTGGACCGAATCCCAAATTTCAATATGGGCCGCGCCGCGATCTACATGAACCGAACCATCCATTCGATGTTGCGCCTCCAGGCATTAGAGAAGGTAACGCCGGGTGGTTTGGGCATCGAGAAGGGGTTGAACCAATTTGGTACTCCGCAAGCGTGGACCACCTTCGGTGGGATACCGTTGCGGCGCGTAGACCAAATCTCGAACACGGAAAGTCTGGTAGCTTTTTAA